From the Trichocoleus sp. genome, one window contains:
- a CDS encoding cytochrome P450, whose translation MVHTSSRTLNGPPKLSIWQRRLWGLRFLFQPLETIEARNKAYGDDYRVSQLDAKTALVYFSSPQALEAIFTAKPEQLSAGRGNQILKELIGEHGIVLLEGAVHQRQRQLLMPPFHGDRMRSYAQVIQSITAEVISSWKVGTAFAVRPLMQSISLQVILQAVFGLEGGQRYEQLRLTMSQMLDGFSSPLGAMFLFYPFLQKEWGWSPWGRFLRFRQQVDELIYAEIRDRRNQPDSSRTDILALLMAACDAEGQPMRDVELRDELMTLLFAGHETTASALAWALYWIVSLPQVQTKLLAEIETLGTDADPTTIARLPYLQAVCQETLRLYPIAISAFPRVVKQSIEIAGYQLEPGTVIMPSIYLAHHRESVYPESKQFRPERFLERQYSPYEYLPFGGGDRRCIGAAFALFEMKLVLFGIVSSLELSLVNSSPIRPMRRGITVAPSDNLRMKVTGIRRS comes from the coding sequence ATGGTACATACTTCTTCTCGAACGTTAAACGGTCCTCCCAAATTGTCTATCTGGCAGCGTCGCCTTTGGGGGTTGCGCTTTTTATTTCAACCACTCGAAACGATCGAGGCACGCAATAAAGCGTATGGTGACGATTATCGCGTATCCCAGCTTGATGCAAAAACTGCTCTCGTCTATTTCAGCAGTCCCCAGGCGTTGGAAGCTATTTTCACTGCAAAGCCAGAGCAGCTCAGTGCAGGACGAGGGAACCAAATCCTTAAAGAACTGATTGGGGAACACGGGATTGTGCTGTTGGAAGGAGCCGTACACCAACGGCAGCGGCAGCTTCTCATGCCACCCTTTCATGGCGATCGAATGCGTTCCTACGCGCAAGTGATTCAGTCCATTACAGCCGAAGTCATCAGTTCATGGAAGGTCGGCACAGCCTTTGCAGTACGCCCACTGATGCAGTCCATTTCCCTGCAGGTGATTTTGCAGGCAGTCTTTGGGCTAGAGGGAGGGCAGCGGTATGAACAGTTACGTTTGACAATGAGTCAAATGCTAGATGGATTTAGTTCTCCGCTCGGTGCCATGTTTCTGTTCTACCCGTTCTTACAGAAGGAATGGGGATGGAGCCCTTGGGGACGCTTCTTGCGCTTCCGGCAGCAGGTAGATGAATTGATCTATGCCGAGATTCGCGATCGCCGCAACCAGCCAGACAGCAGCAGAACAGATATTCTGGCATTGTTGATGGCAGCTTGTGATGCCGAAGGGCAACCAATGCGTGATGTGGAGTTACGCGATGAACTGATGACTCTCCTGTTTGCCGGACATGAAACGACTGCCTCTGCTCTAGCCTGGGCACTGTACTGGATTGTCTCCTTGCCGCAGGTGCAAACGAAACTACTGGCAGAAATTGAGACGCTAGGCACCGATGCTGATCCAACAACGATCGCTCGATTGCCTTACCTGCAAGCTGTATGCCAAGAGACGCTACGCTTATACCCCATTGCTATTAGTGCCTTTCCGCGTGTGGTCAAGCAGTCAATCGAAATTGCGGGTTATCAGTTAGAGCCGGGGACGGTAATCATGCCATCAATCTATCTCGCTCATCATCGTGAGTCTGTTTATCCAGAATCGAAGCAATTTAGACCAGAACGGTTTTTAGAGCGCCAGTACTCACCCTATGAGTATTTGCCATTTGGTGGGGGCGATCGCCGCTGTATTGGTGCTGCCTTTGCGCTATTTGAGATGAAGCTCGTGCTGTTTGGGATCGTGTCTAGCCTAGAACTATCGCTGGTTAATTCCAGCCCAATTCGTCCGATGCGTCGCGGTATCACCGTTGCCCCCTCTGATAATCTCCGTATGAAAGTGACTGGGATTCGTCGAAGCTAA
- a CDS encoding alkaline phosphatase D family protein: MSESILFHKARRRAVLLGGGAFVGVTLAYSLMSRKKFSQNLFSLGVASGEPLPDGVVLWTRLAPEPLHGGGMSPQPIPVQWEVAVDEQMRQIIQRGTTIATPNLAHSVHVEVNGLEPNRWYWYRFQVGNQQSLIGRTRTAPALRSHVDRLSFAFASCQHYEHGYYTAYRDMATAELDFVVHLGDYIYEGAATTGEPRRHDGPELVTLEQYRDRYALYKTDLDLQAAHAAFPWIVTWDDHEVDSNYANLKPTDEQSQQSFLQRRANAYQAYYEHMPLRRSSLPQGADLQLYRRFTFGGLAEFNVLDTRQYRSNQPCGGGLKARCAQAMAAETTLLGSQQERWLLQGLVQSNAQWNVLAQQVMMAQFAFELGQDKIVNLDQWDGYVAARRRLLQFLSDHRPSNPIVITGDIHSSWVHDLKVDFDKPESATIATEFVGTSITSNFSTKNILMTQAALPSNPHTKFFNGSFRGYVRCHVTPYQWHTEFRSVEDPAIPNSVVHTLASFVVEAGQPGAQRR, from the coding sequence GTGTCTGAATCAATTCTCTTTCACAAAGCTAGACGGCGGGCAGTTTTACTGGGTGGAGGAGCGTTCGTAGGGGTAACCCTGGCTTACTCCTTGATGAGCCGAAAAAAATTTAGCCAAAATCTCTTTAGTCTGGGTGTGGCATCTGGGGAACCGCTTCCTGACGGCGTTGTCCTATGGACTCGGTTAGCTCCTGAACCCCTTCATGGTGGTGGTATGTCACCGCAGCCAATCCCCGTGCAGTGGGAAGTCGCAGTAGATGAGCAGATGCGGCAGATCATCCAGCGAGGAACCACCATCGCCACTCCCAACCTTGCTCACTCGGTTCATGTTGAGGTGAATGGACTAGAACCCAATCGCTGGTATTGGTATCGATTTCAAGTCGGTAATCAGCAAAGCTTGATCGGACGCACACGTACAGCGCCTGCTTTGAGGAGTCACGTTGATCGCCTGAGCTTTGCGTTTGCTTCTTGTCAACATTATGAGCATGGCTACTACACCGCTTACCGAGATATGGCAACGGCTGAGCTAGACTTTGTGGTTCATCTGGGAGACTATATTTATGAAGGAGCCGCGACCACTGGAGAGCCTCGACGGCATGATGGACCTGAACTGGTCACGTTGGAGCAGTACCGCGATCGCTATGCACTCTACAAAACCGACTTAGACTTGCAGGCGGCTCATGCTGCATTTCCTTGGATTGTTACCTGGGATGACCACGAGGTCGATAGCAACTACGCAAACCTCAAGCCTACAGATGAGCAAAGCCAGCAGTCCTTTTTGCAGCGACGGGCAAATGCCTACCAAGCTTACTATGAGCACATGCCGCTGCGACGGTCTTCATTGCCGCAAGGGGCAGATCTACAGCTCTACCGCCGATTTACCTTTGGTGGCTTAGCAGAATTCAATGTACTCGATACGCGCCAGTACCGCAGCAACCAACCTTGTGGCGGTGGACTTAAGGCACGTTGTGCCCAAGCTATGGCTGCTGAGACAACTTTGTTGGGTTCACAACAAGAGCGATGGCTCCTGCAAGGACTCGTTCAGTCAAATGCTCAATGGAATGTGCTGGCGCAACAAGTCATGATGGCTCAGTTCGCGTTCGAGCTAGGGCAGGACAAGATTGTGAACCTAGATCAATGGGATGGGTATGTGGCAGCACGGCGTCGGCTGCTGCAATTTTTAAGTGATCATCGTCCCAGCAACCCGATCGTCATCACAGGCGACATTCATTCCAGTTGGGTGCATGACCTCAAAGTTGATTTTGACAAGCCAGAGTCAGCTACGATCGCGACAGAGTTTGTGGGTACTTCTATCACCTCTAACTTTTCAACCAAAAATATTCTCATGACTCAAGCCGCGTTGCCCAGCAATCCCCATACCAAGTTCTTTAATGGTTCGTTTCGAGGGTATGTTCGTTGTCATGTAACCCCCTATCAGTGGCATACAGAGTTTCGCTCTGTAGAAGATCCAGCCATACCCAATAGTGTTGTTCACACATTAGCATCCTTTGTTGTAGAAGCAGGGCAACCGGGTGCTCAGCGTAGATGA